In Pseudonocardia sp. C8, one genomic interval encodes:
- a CDS encoding N-acyl homoserine lactonase family protein, whose product MATANKLSVIPCGAMHANLPFLLLKPGVSIKPRSEKDAPVDWVEVPTHCVLVETDEGKLLWDTSCPSDWETRWAPTGLQEFFPYDAVADDEYLDEQLHKMGVGLDEIDYVVLSHLHFDHAGNAQMFANTNAKMICSDKEKEFALGFEGPFNGAHLKADYEGIDWEIVSGDVELLPGVSMIQTPGHTPGCMSMRVDLPDTGTMIFTSDAVYMGESYGPPPAPAAIVNNLEDWFSSVEKLRGIQEQTDATMVFGHDAEQIHQLRKAPEGSYT is encoded by the coding sequence ATGGCCACGGCGAACAAGCTCAGCGTCATCCCCTGCGGGGCGATGCACGCCAACCTCCCGTTCCTGCTCCTCAAGCCCGGTGTCAGCATCAAGCCACGGTCGGAGAAGGACGCACCGGTCGACTGGGTCGAGGTCCCGACGCACTGCGTCCTGGTCGAGACGGACGAGGGCAAGCTGCTGTGGGACACCAGCTGCCCGTCGGACTGGGAGACCCGGTGGGCACCGACCGGCCTGCAGGAGTTCTTCCCCTACGACGCCGTCGCCGACGACGAGTACCTCGACGAGCAGCTGCACAAGATGGGCGTCGGGCTCGACGAGATCGACTACGTGGTCCTGTCGCACCTGCACTTCGACCATGCCGGCAACGCGCAGATGTTCGCGAACACGAACGCGAAGATGATCTGCTCGGACAAGGAGAAGGAGTTCGCGCTGGGCTTCGAGGGCCCGTTCAACGGCGCCCACCTCAAGGCCGACTACGAGGGCATCGACTGGGAGATCGTCTCCGGCGACGTCGAGCTGCTCCCCGGCGTGAGCATGATCCAGACCCCGGGGCACACCCCCGGCTGCATGTCGATGCGCGTCGACCTGCCCGACACCGGAACGATGATCTTCACCTCGGACGCGGTCTACATGGGGGAGAGCTACGGCCCGCCCCCGGCGCCCGCCGCGATCGTCAACAACCTGGAGGACTGGTTCTCCTCGGTGGAGAAGCTGCGCGGCATCCAGGAGCAGACGGACGCGACGATGGTGTTCGGCCACGACGCCGAGCAGATCCACCAGCTGCGCAAGGCACCTGAGGGGTCGTACACCTGA
- a CDS encoding helix-turn-helix domain-containing protein — protein sequence MKPAPPFPEPSQDELLRAIGETALDLANVGDREVMLGAILRRTRQLLAADMAYFSLNDLHSGTTYIQLTDGVRTPEYRAIRMPFGTGILGRAAAGAETVATADYLADRSLNHLSGIDVIVRGEGVRAIAGAPMRLGGRVVGALLVAHRAPRTLGPAARSALEHMAVQAAVALEQTRRGEEIRRLRTTRDDGSDPGARLRLEHLLQLDERLMGAMAGSTAEAAGVFAVLADSVGHPLSLHDPTGALRMGRRLLTPEELAGWRLRSAVRTSQQGGGVAIAHLPGGGTYALLAITTAGEHLATLVMEGADDDAVARLAHASAFVTVALLVERALAEADEAAQTTLVEEIVDSRVPPRPTLGSRLAHYGVSPDAPATVLVLDVDPASAVSAARTVRSLDGAGRWLVSVHDGHVCVIAGGRATRACDAGPRPAAAVADGLAAAGVTALVGTAYSPTGGPADLRRAHSEATDVAAAARALGRTAGHADYASLGAVGAVIRDRTGTTAREIVDRHLGPVLDYDRRRRTRLADTLWHWFAAGELLVPAAEALSVHPNTVRQRLERIDDLLGDSWRTPEGRFHVHLALRLQRATAPPGPPG from the coding sequence ATGAAACCGGCTCCGCCGTTCCCCGAGCCGAGCCAGGACGAGCTCCTGCGCGCGATCGGGGAGACCGCGCTCGATCTCGCCAACGTGGGCGACCGGGAGGTGATGCTCGGTGCGATCCTGCGCCGCACCCGCCAGCTGCTCGCCGCGGACATGGCCTACTTCAGCCTCAACGACCTGCACTCCGGCACGACCTACATCCAGCTGACCGACGGCGTGCGCACCCCCGAGTACCGGGCGATCCGGATGCCGTTCGGCACCGGCATCCTCGGGCGGGCGGCCGCCGGCGCGGAGACCGTCGCGACCGCGGACTACCTCGCCGACCGGTCGCTGAACCACCTGTCCGGCATCGACGTGATCGTCCGCGGCGAGGGCGTCCGGGCGATCGCGGGCGCCCCGATGCGCCTCGGCGGCCGGGTCGTCGGGGCCCTGCTGGTCGCCCACCGCGCACCCCGCACGCTCGGGCCGGCGGCCCGCAGCGCGCTCGAGCACATGGCCGTGCAGGCCGCGGTCGCGCTCGAGCAGACCCGCCGCGGCGAGGAGATCCGGCGGCTGCGCACGACCCGCGACGACGGCTCCGACCCCGGGGCCCGGCTCCGCCTGGAACACCTGCTGCAGCTCGACGAACGCCTGATGGGGGCCATGGCGGGTTCCACGGCCGAGGCCGCCGGCGTCTTCGCGGTCCTCGCCGACTCGGTCGGCCACCCGCTGTCGCTGCACGACCCGACCGGTGCGCTGCGGATGGGACGCCGGTTGCTCACGCCGGAGGAGCTGGCCGGCTGGCGGCTGCGCTCCGCGGTGCGGACCTCCCAGCAGGGCGGCGGCGTCGCGATCGCACACCTGCCCGGCGGCGGGACCTACGCGCTGCTCGCGATCACCACGGCCGGGGAGCACCTTGCGACGCTGGTGATGGAGGGCGCCGACGACGACGCGGTCGCCCGCCTCGCCCACGCGTCGGCGTTCGTCACGGTCGCGCTGCTCGTCGAGCGGGCGCTGGCCGAGGCCGACGAGGCCGCCCAGACCACCCTGGTCGAGGAGATCGTCGACAGCCGCGTCCCGCCCCGGCCGACCCTGGGGTCCCGGCTGGCGCACTACGGCGTCTCGCCGGACGCACCGGCCACCGTGCTCGTCCTCGACGTGGACCCGGCCTCCGCCGTCTCGGCGGCACGGACGGTCCGGTCGCTCGACGGCGCGGGCCGCTGGCTGGTGTCGGTGCACGACGGACACGTCTGCGTCATCGCCGGCGGCCGTGCGACCAGGGCCTGCGACGCCGGTCCCCGCCCCGCCGCTGCGGTCGCGGACGGCCTGGCCGCGGCCGGTGTGACGGCGCTCGTCGGCACCGCGTACAGCCCGACCGGTGGGCCCGCCGACCTGCGCCGCGCGCACTCCGAGGCCACCGACGTCGCCGCCGCGGCGCGGGCGCTCGGCCGGACCGCCGGGCACGCGGACTACGCGTCCCTCGGCGCGGTCGGCGCGGTGATCCGGGACCGGACCGGGACGACGGCACGGGAGATCGTGGACCGTCACCTCGGACCGGTCCTCGACTACGACCGGCGCCGGCGCACCCGGTTGGCGGACACCCTCTGGCACTGGTTCGCCGCGGGCGAGCTGCTCGTCCCGGCGGCGGAGGCGCTGTCGGTGCACCCGAACACCGTGCGGCAGCGGCTCGAACGGATCGACGACCTGCTCGGGGACTCGTGGCGCACCCCCGAGGGGCGCTTCCACGTCCATCTCGCCCTGCGCCTGCAGCGGGCGACCGCTCCGCCGGGCCCGCCCGGGTGA
- a CDS encoding ATP-binding protein: protein MHLPTRRAIAGYFPRGYALSDEDWARRHRIVLGVLIGHIPALVLFALFLGWGLESALLAAGGPALCAVLARVLSGRRRLASGLATLGLVTCSVTLVALTHGTIEAHFHFFIIIGFIALYQDWIPFLLNFAITVLSHGFGSALHGSMVFNHHAAQMSPWTWSAIHGVAVAFACTATMVFWRISEEQQQERQAIAAELTEMNRRRFTADLLVNLARRNQSMLYRQADIINQLEESERDPDTLAELFVLDHLTTRVRRNSESLLVLSGEAPSRMWSRPVPLRDVVRAAIAETEELERVTFTVDEHTAVLGHTVTDITHMLAELTENAVRFSPPDSTVVIRARPDRTTPGGHVLTVEDCGVGMPDDDLAAANELLADPPEVDLSVANRLGFHVVARLAGRHGIRVTLGRTPGSGITAVIAMPNSVFAPVSGPDVDADQGVPAPEPPVARAAATPTGPGTRVTGIGRSPAGDHGDPVAAGDPIATGPVAFAGGTAASTTGSTGSITGSVTGSVTGATASGTGASGTPAGPAPTRVPDFGHPGPGWTGWWDGAPQEPAARPSPVPRPRPQAGNPAPVPAQRSAEAPPVPASLRRRVPQASIAPELREPGAADGWGESSGSHALPALSSDRAAEAAQALSRFQARRDAARAEVGHDPAVRARGDGIRS, encoded by the coding sequence ATGCACCTGCCGACCCGCCGGGCGATCGCCGGCTACTTCCCACGCGGTTACGCGCTCAGCGACGAGGACTGGGCACGCCGGCACCGCATCGTGCTGGGTGTGCTGATCGGCCACATCCCGGCGCTGGTGCTGTTCGCGCTGTTCCTGGGCTGGGGCCTGGAGTCGGCGTTGCTGGCGGCCGGGGGTCCGGCGCTGTGCGCGGTGCTGGCCCGCGTGCTGTCGGGCCGGCGGCGGCTCGCCTCCGGGCTGGCCACGCTCGGCCTGGTCACGTGCTCGGTGACCCTGGTCGCGCTCACCCACGGCACGATCGAGGCGCACTTCCACTTCTTCATCATCATCGGGTTCATCGCGCTCTACCAGGACTGGATCCCGTTCCTGCTGAACTTCGCGATCACCGTGCTCAGCCACGGCTTCGGGTCTGCGCTGCACGGATCGATGGTCTTCAACCACCACGCGGCGCAGATGTCGCCCTGGACCTGGTCGGCGATCCACGGTGTCGCGGTGGCGTTCGCCTGCACCGCGACGATGGTGTTCTGGCGGATCAGCGAGGAGCAGCAGCAGGAGCGGCAGGCCATCGCCGCCGAGCTCACCGAGATGAACCGCCGCCGGTTCACCGCGGACCTGCTGGTCAACCTGGCCCGGCGCAACCAGAGCATGCTCTACCGACAGGCCGACATCATCAACCAGCTGGAGGAGTCCGAGCGCGACCCGGACACGCTCGCCGAGCTGTTCGTCCTGGACCACCTGACCACCCGGGTCCGGCGCAACTCGGAGAGCCTGCTCGTGCTGTCCGGCGAGGCCCCGTCGCGGATGTGGAGCAGGCCGGTCCCGCTGCGCGACGTCGTCCGGGCCGCGATCGCCGAGACCGAGGAGCTCGAGCGGGTCACGTTCACCGTCGACGAGCACACCGCCGTGCTCGGGCACACGGTCACCGACATCACGCACATGCTCGCCGAGCTGACCGAGAACGCGGTGCGCTTCTCGCCACCGGACTCGACGGTCGTGATCCGGGCCCGGCCGGACCGCACGACCCCGGGCGGGCACGTGCTGACCGTCGAGGACTGCGGGGTCGGCATGCCCGACGACGACCTGGCGGCGGCGAACGAGCTGCTCGCGGACCCGCCCGAGGTGGACCTGTCGGTGGCCAACCGCCTGGGCTTCCACGTGGTCGCGCGGCTGGCCGGCCGGCACGGGATCCGGGTCACGCTGGGCCGCACCCCCGGCTCCGGGATCACCGCGGTGATCGCGATGCCGAACAGCGTGTTCGCGCCCGTGTCCGGGCCGGACGTCGACGCCGACCAGGGCGTGCCCGCTCCCGAGCCGCCGGTGGCGCGGGCCGCCGCGACGCCCACCGGCCCCGGGACCCGCGTCACCGGGATCGGGCGCTCCCCGGCCGGGGACCACGGCGACCCGGTCGCCGCCGGGGACCCCATCGCCACAGGCCCGGTCGCGTTCGCCGGCGGCACCGCCGCGTCCACCACCGGCTCGACGGGGTCCATCACGGGGTCCGTCACGGGGTCCGTCACGGGCGCGACCGCATCCGGCACCGGGGCGTCCGGCACACCGGCCGGGCCCGCGCCCACCCGGGTCCCCGACTTCGGCCACCCCGGGCCGGGCTGGACCGGCTGGTGGGACGGGGCACCGCAGGAGCCCGCCGCGCGCCCGTCCCCGGTCCCGCGCCCGCGGCCGCAGGCCGGGAACCCGGCACCGGTCCCGGCCCAGCGCTCCGCCGAGGCCCCACCGGTGCCCGCGTCGCTGCGCCGCCGGGTCCCGCAGGCCAGCATCGCCCCCGAGCTCCGGGAGCCCGGAGCAGCCGACGGGTGGGGCGAGTCGTCCGGGTCGCACGCGCTGCCGGCCCTGTCCTCGGACCGGGCGGCCGAGGCGGCGCAGGCGCTGTCCCGGTTCCAGGCCCGGCGCGACGCGGCCCGCGCCGAGGTGGGACACGACCCGGCCGTCCGGGCCCGCGGGGACGGGATCCGCTCGTGA
- a CDS encoding roadblock/LC7 domain-containing protein, which yields MRRGPDWLVTDFAARTPGVRYALAVSADGLRLAASDGLDDGLADRLAAAASGLLSLARGTATLLSAGFPTQTIVEMTDGYLFLGPVGHGAVLAVHTDRDCDIGMLGYEMTMLARQVGHALELALRTPGAAG from the coding sequence GTGAGGCGCGGTCCCGACTGGCTGGTCACCGACTTCGCGGCCCGCACCCCGGGCGTGCGGTACGCGCTCGCCGTGTCCGCCGACGGGTTACGGCTCGCCGCGTCCGACGGGCTCGACGACGGCCTCGCCGACCGGCTCGCCGCGGCGGCGTCGGGCCTGCTGAGCCTGGCCCGGGGCACCGCGACCCTGCTCTCCGCGGGGTTCCCGACCCAGACGATCGTGGAGATGACCGACGGCTACCTGTTCCTCGGCCCGGTCGGGCACGGCGCGGTCCTCGCCGTGCACACCGACCGCGACTGCGACATCGGGATGCTCGGCTACGAGATGACGATGCTCGCGAGGCAGGTCGGGCACGCACTCGAGCTGGCCCTCCGCACCCCCGGGGCGGCCGGGTGA
- a CDS encoding DUF742 domain-containing protein, whose protein sequence is MSARHEPQDARTDGRVVPAYALTGGRTRSARDLPIESLVTRTDQGRRGGGELQLEHRVILEMAERPVSLMELGARLGVPVGAARVLVGDLAEDGLLVVHAPPPSDGGRPAPALLSRLVEGLRAC, encoded by the coding sequence GTGAGCGCCCGGCACGAACCGCAGGACGCGCGCACCGACGGCCGGGTCGTCCCGGCGTACGCGCTGACCGGGGGCCGGACCCGCAGCGCCCGCGACCTGCCGATCGAGTCGCTGGTCACCCGCACCGACCAGGGCCGGCGCGGGGGCGGCGAGCTGCAGCTGGAGCACCGCGTGATCCTCGAGATGGCCGAGCGGCCGGTCTCGCTGATGGAGCTCGGCGCCCGCCTCGGCGTGCCCGTCGGCGCCGCCCGGGTCCTCGTCGGGGACCTCGCCGAGGACGGCCTGCTGGTCGTGCACGCCCCTCCCCCGTCGGACGGCGGACGCCCGGCCCCGGCCCTGCTGAGCCGGCTGGTGGAAGGGCTCCGGGCGTGCTGA
- a CDS encoding ATP/GTP-binding protein, which produces MEPGSAAPVPLKILIAGGFGVGKTTLVRSLSEIPPLLTEAGMTSASVGLDDTRAVPGKTTTTVAMDFGRITVDGGLVLYLFGTPGQDRFWFMWDELARGAVGAVVLVDLRRIDDCFAAVDYFESRRMPFAVAVNGFPGADAFTTDAVREALGVAADAPVLRMDARERGSCLSTLVVLAEHALERSLAVH; this is translated from the coding sequence ATGGAACCCGGGTCCGCGGCACCCGTGCCGCTCAAGATCCTCATCGCGGGCGGGTTCGGGGTCGGCAAGACCACGCTCGTCCGTTCGCTGTCCGAGATCCCGCCGCTGCTCACCGAGGCGGGCATGACGTCCGCGTCGGTCGGCCTCGACGACACCCGCGCGGTGCCCGGCAAGACCACCACGACCGTGGCGATGGACTTCGGCCGGATCACCGTGGACGGCGGGCTGGTGCTCTACCTGTTCGGCACCCCCGGCCAGGACCGCTTCTGGTTCATGTGGGACGAGCTCGCCCGGGGCGCGGTCGGCGCCGTCGTGCTGGTCGACCTGCGGCGGATCGACGACTGCTTCGCCGCCGTCGACTACTTCGAGAGCAGGCGGATGCCGTTCGCCGTCGCCGTGAACGGTTTCCCCGGCGCCGACGCGTTCACCACCGACGCGGTCCGCGAGGCCCTCGGCGTCGCGGCGGACGCCCCGGTACTGCGCATGGACGCCCGCGAGCGCGGTTCCTGCCTGTCCACGCTGGTGGTGCTCGCCGAGCACGCGCTGGAGCGCTCCCTGGCCGTGCACTGA
- a CDS encoding Maf-like protein, whose translation MRLVLASASPARLAVLRAAGTDPLVEVAGVDEDALLAAYPDETPGRKVTLLAEAKATAVAERIAGEHPDALVVGCDSMLLVGGELVGKPGDAGTARRRWQEMAGKTGELLTGHAVLRLAGGTVADRATGDAATAVRFAEPTAEELEAYLGTGEPLHVAGAFTLDGIGGWFVEGIDGDPSNVIGISLPLLRRLLGEVGVSPVELWRDQGDRR comes from the coding sequence GTGCGACTCGTTCTCGCCTCCGCCTCCCCCGCCCGCCTCGCCGTGCTCCGCGCCGCCGGGACCGATCCGCTGGTCGAGGTCGCGGGCGTCGACGAGGACGCCCTGCTCGCCGCGTACCCGGACGAGACACCGGGCCGGAAGGTGACCCTGCTGGCCGAGGCGAAGGCCACCGCCGTCGCCGAGCGCATCGCCGGCGAGCACCCCGACGCGCTGGTCGTCGGCTGCGACTCGATGCTGCTCGTCGGCGGGGAGCTCGTCGGCAAGCCCGGTGACGCCGGGACCGCCCGCCGGCGCTGGCAGGAGATGGCCGGCAAGACCGGCGAGCTGCTGACCGGGCACGCGGTGCTGCGGCTGGCCGGTGGCACGGTGGCCGACCGCGCCACCGGTGACGCCGCGACCGCCGTGCGGTTCGCCGAGCCCACCGCCGAGGAGCTGGAGGCGTACCTCGGCACCGGGGAACCGCTGCACGTCGCGGGGGCCTTCACCCTCGACGGGATCGGCGGCTGGTTCGTCGAGGGCATCGACGGCGACCCGTCGAACGTGATCGGGATCAGCCTCCCGCTGCTGCGCAGGCTGCTCGGCGAGGTCGGGGTGAGCCCGGTCGAGCTCTGGCGCGACCAGGGTGACCGGCGCTGA
- a CDS encoding sulfurtransferase — MAVPNDPDPKLAEYAHPERLVTTAWLADHLKDPGLVVVESDEDVLLYDTGHIPGAVKVDWHTELNDPVTRDYVDGERFAEIMSERGIGRDTTIVVYGDKNNWWAAYALWVFSLFGHPDVRLLDGGRSKWIAEGREVTTDTPSPERAEYPVVARDDSVIRAFKDDVLAHLGKPMVDVRSPQEYTGEKLHMPDYPQEGAVRGGHIPGAASVPWARAAAEDGSFKTRAELEAIYQEEQGLRPSDDVVAYCRIGERSSHTWFVLTYLLGFGSVRNYDGSWTEWGNAVRVPIVQGEERGSA; from the coding sequence ATGGCTGTCCCGAACGACCCGGACCCGAAGCTCGCCGAGTACGCCCACCCCGAGCGCCTGGTCACCACCGCCTGGCTGGCCGACCACCTCAAGGACCCGGGCCTCGTCGTCGTCGAGTCCGACGAGGACGTGCTGCTCTACGACACCGGGCACATCCCGGGCGCGGTGAAGGTCGACTGGCACACCGAGCTGAACGACCCGGTGACCCGCGACTACGTCGACGGGGAGCGCTTCGCCGAGATCATGTCGGAGCGCGGCATCGGGCGGGACACCACGATCGTCGTCTACGGCGACAAGAACAACTGGTGGGCCGCCTACGCCCTGTGGGTGTTCTCCCTGTTCGGGCACCCCGACGTGCGGCTGCTCGACGGCGGCCGCAGCAAGTGGATCGCCGAGGGCCGGGAGGTCACCACGGACACCCCGTCCCCGGAGCGGGCCGAGTACCCGGTCGTCGCGCGGGACGACTCGGTGATCCGGGCCTTCAAGGACGACGTGCTGGCCCACCTCGGCAAGCCCATGGTCGACGTCCGCTCGCCGCAGGAGTACACCGGCGAGAAGCTGCACATGCCGGACTACCCGCAGGAGGGTGCGGTCCGGGGCGGGCACATCCCGGGCGCGGCCAGCGTCCCGTGGGCCCGCGCCGCCGCCGAGGACGGCTCGTTCAAGACCCGTGCCGAGCTGGAGGCGATCTACCAGGAGGAGCAGGGGCTGCGGCCGTCCGACGACGTCGTCGCCTACTGCCGGATCGGCGAGCGCTCCAGCCACACCTGGTTCGTGCTGACCTACCTGCTGGGCTTCGGATCCGTCCGCAACTACGACGGCAGCTGGACCGAGTGGGGCAACGCCGTCCGGGTCCCGATCGTGCAGGGAGAGGAGCGCGGGTCGGCGTGA
- a CDS encoding SufE family protein, protein MSENAAPSLPPELAELVDDFAGVGPKDRLQLLLELSQELPDLPERYADAADSMEQVHECQSPLFLAVEVDDGDDPATRAVHLFFSAPREAPTTRGFASIMHTGLDGQPATAVLDVPDDFYTDLGLAEAVSPLRLRGIAAMLARIKNQVRAALG, encoded by the coding sequence GTGAGCGAGAACGCGGCACCGAGCCTCCCGCCGGAGCTGGCCGAGCTGGTCGACGACTTCGCCGGCGTCGGGCCGAAGGACCGGCTGCAGCTGCTCCTGGAGCTGTCCCAGGAGCTGCCCGACCTGCCCGAGCGCTACGCGGACGCGGCGGACTCGATGGAGCAGGTCCACGAGTGCCAGTCACCGCTGTTCCTGGCCGTGGAGGTCGACGACGGCGACGACCCCGCGACCCGGGCCGTGCACCTGTTCTTCTCCGCACCACGGGAGGCCCCGACCACCCGCGGGTTCGCGTCGATCATGCACACCGGGCTGGACGGCCAGCCGGCCACCGCGGTGCTGGACGTGCCGGACGACTTCTACACCGACCTCGGCCTGGCCGAGGCCGTGAGCCCGCTGCGGCTGCGCGGCATCGCCGCGATGCTGGCCCGGATCAAGAACCAGGTGCGCGCCGCCCTCGGCTGA